A DNA window from Capnocytophaga sp. ARDL2 contains the following coding sequences:
- a CDS encoding DUF4329 domain-containing protein: MPCPLRYEANEKNRADIFSFICNSIEKKKLSLTLIMGCLKITYQPILQVLRTRKPVQSHEAKVVQLWLNLDPLVEQTFEPYSYVGNNPVMFTDPTGMYREGPGDLFNTPQEAAIDFGITYNGRSIIQYREYGSTIYKVIKNGKTYYTYTIANKGTNDGVSPSKNPTGTIAVAYVHSHGGYEKNYNNNNFSGDGTIEGRGDKGYAIKYKINGFVTTPNGSVKEYDYKNNIETIVNIDSVPSDPNDPDRKNNIHPTSDPMIKDSIKKINEAGEVLRIN, translated from the coding sequence TTGCCTTGTCCGCTACGCTACGAAGCCAACGAAAAAAATCGAGCCGATATTTTTTCTTTCATCTGTAACTCAATTGAAAAGAAAAAATTATCTTTGACGTTGATAATGGGCTGTCTTAAAATCACATATCAACCGATTTTGCAAGTGCTTCGCACACGCAAACCCGTGCAGTCGCACGAGGCAAAAGTTGTGCAGTTGTGGTTAAACTTAGACCCACTTGTAGAACAAACCTTTGAACCTTACAGCTATGTAGGGAATAATCCTGTGATGTTTACCGACCCTACTGGGATGTATAGAGAGGGACCTGGTGATTTATTTAATACACCTCAAGAAGCTGCAATTGATTTTGGAATAACCTATAATGGACGGTCTATAATTCAATATAGAGAATATGGTTCAACAATTTATAAAGTTATAAAAAATGGAAAAACATATTATACCTACACAATAGCAAATAAAGGAACTAACGATGGAGTTTCCCCTAGTAAAAACCCGACTGGTACAATAGCAGTGGCTTATGTTCATTCTCACGGTGGTTATGAAAAAAATTACAATAATAATAATTTTTCAGGGGATGGTACTATTGAAGGTAGAGGTGATAAAGGATACGCAATTAAATATAAAATTAACGGATTTGTAACGACACCTAATGGCTCAGTTAAAGAATACGATTATAAAAATAATATAGAGACAATTGTAAATATAGATAGTGTTCCAAGCGATCCAAATGATCCCGATAGGAAAAATAATATTCATCCAACTAGTGACCCAATGATTAAAGATTCTATTAAAAAGATAAATGAAGCAGGAGAAGTATTAAGAATAAATTAA
- a CDS encoding M91 family zinc metallopeptidase, protein MFIDPTGMSKEDIEIGRNEVANRKLNSNEIKTVLSALQNITDDKLTFNKKNNRIEIKEFGKGDKKEGTELIRKLINNQNTVTININIDGKYGMVGATSGATNGDVENTTNGRGTDISISLGFGHEIYTMDSKGKVSVEKLSTTDMLTHELVHTIAQVNGETSPGFNNNTPVYYTDVNGNAQIEMIPKEEYLTIFGERISKKDKGYQYPTENRLRREQKKNKRINYLKTKQIKR, encoded by the coding sequence ATGTTTATTGATCCTACGGGGATGAGTAAGGAGGATATCGAAATAGGAAGAAATGAAGTTGCAAATAGGAAATTAAATTCAAATGAAATTAAAACTGTTTTGTCTGCACTTCAAAATATTACAGATGATAAATTAACTTTTAATAAAAAAAATAATCGAATAGAAATTAAAGAATTTGGAAAAGGAGATAAAAAAGAAGGAACTGAATTAATAAGAAAATTAATTAATAATCAAAATACTGTAACAATAAATATTAATATTGATGGTAAGTATGGAATGGTTGGAGCAACTAGTGGAGCAACAAATGGAGATGTAGAAAATACAACCAACGGTAGAGGAACGGATATATCTATTTCTTTAGGATTTGGTCATGAAATTTATACAATGGATTCCAAAGGTAAGGTTTCTGTTGAAAAATTATCTACGACAGATATGTTGACTCATGAATTAGTACATACTATAGCTCAAGTTAATGGAGAAACATCACCAGGTTTTAATAATAATACTCCTGTTTATTATACAGATGTAAATGGAAATGCACAAATAGAAATGATTCCTAAAGAAGAATATTTAACAATATTTGGAGAAAGAATTTCAAAAAAAGACAAAGGTTATCAATATCCTACAGAAAATAGACTAAGAAGGGAACAGAAGAAAAATAAAAGGATTAATTATTTAAAAACTAAGCAGATAAAAAGATGA
- a CDS encoding IS982 family transposase, which produces MNNLEQIYERILEVLEDFFPHQLLPYQRRKPKMSDLELVSLNLTAEYLSIDSELQLFRKIPNSLKNKIERSVYNKRKRNLFYYINQIREKLAMCFNREESYFVIDSMPLKICENARAMRSKICRDESFSYPDYGFCASQKLHYFGYKLHIICSIEGIVQSLDMTPASVHDVHYLKDVSSQIQNCVLIGDRGYISSQYQLDLFNTATIQLDTPKRINQKDYKPQFYLFKKKRKRIETLFSQLCDQFMIKRNYAKSFNGFKTRIISKITALTLIQYINKFVLKKEINKIKASII; this is translated from the coding sequence ATGAACAACTTAGAGCAAATATACGAAAGAATTTTAGAAGTTTTAGAAGATTTTTTTCCTCATCAACTTTTACCTTATCAAAGGAGAAAGCCAAAAATGAGTGATTTAGAATTGGTGAGTTTAAATTTAACAGCAGAATATTTAAGTATTGATAGTGAATTACAACTCTTTAGAAAAATACCTAATTCTTTGAAAAACAAAATAGAAAGAAGTGTTTATAACAAAAGAAAACGAAATCTTTTTTATTATATAAATCAGATTAGGGAAAAACTTGCAATGTGTTTTAATAGAGAGGAGAGTTATTTTGTAATTGATAGTATGCCTTTGAAAATATGTGAAAATGCTAGAGCAATGAGAAGTAAAATTTGTAGAGACGAAAGTTTTTCATATCCTGATTATGGTTTTTGTGCTAGTCAGAAGTTACATTATTTTGGATATAAATTACACATAATCTGTTCAATAGAAGGTATTGTACAAAGTTTAGATATGACTCCAGCATCTGTTCACGATGTTCATTATTTAAAAGATGTTAGTTCTCAAATTCAAAATTGCGTTTTGATTGGTGATAGAGGTTATATATCGTCACAATATCAATTAGATTTGTTTAACACTGCTACTATTCAGTTAGATACACCTAAAAGAATAAATCAAAAAGATTACAAACCTCAATTTTATTTATTCAAAAAGAAGAGAAAAAGAATCGAAACTCTATTTTCTCAACTTTGTGATCAATTTATGATTAAAAGGAATTATGCTAAATCATTCAACGGTTTTAAAACACGAATTATCAGTAAAATAACTGCTTTAACCTTAATTCAATACATTAACAAATTTGTATTAAAAAAGGAAATAAATAAAATTAAAGCAAGTATAATTTAA
- a CDS encoding RHS repeat domain-containing protein: MYPSGFVTVNPERNEYTKHYYNNGKRLASRLMTLQGQFVSQNQLQPQAVSMQAMSATQSPQNCQQQLDAIMQYLANDPAMADCLTAVQNINADTSYPDACAKLYEVNSLNCSPADVIDVVITDPVYTPEEISELDCINAIYQLFYLSVYKSNSTYWLNADVKRCYSQIKGIIMKYFITPEPQRMDPCEFWEYLQQFLPCEPTPTIQEPVPTPTDPITYEPPVMTQPTPVHGFEPVQPSVDRVYYYHGDHLNSSTYVTDDNGRPVAYYDYLPFGEVAVEHNQTTNFNNGYKFNAKELDEATGMSYYGARYYDPRISVFVSVDPLAEETFEPYSYVGNNPIMFTDPTGMNKVGNKWWENFKKKMTKAKIKADIERNKELSGYNHFVNWFKENLKLKETPKRKKIRSNKDIGSSVKSKYGGGEQPTTTGNYKKGKHGGVYNVDYFLDIVNTYGNIYKGKKYNNPKEKVEVVKDVVNGLNIGQEAAEKTQETIKEFKVVSEKKYDLKTNQTIFEFKVFEVEKKQDNKPNNSNVKQ, encoded by the coding sequence ATGTATCCATCAGGCTTTGTCACGGTAAATCCGGAGCGAAATGAATATACCAAGCATTATTACAACAACGGCAAGCGATTGGCAAGTCGCTTGATGACTCTACAAGGACAATTTGTCTCTCAAAATCAGTTGCAACCACAGGCGGTGAGTATGCAGGCGATGTCGGCTACTCAAAGCCCACAAAACTGTCAGCAACAGTTGGATGCGATTATGCAATACCTTGCCAACGACCCTGCGATGGCAGATTGTTTGACAGCGGTACAAAACATCAATGCAGACACATCGTATCCCGATGCTTGTGCAAAGTTGTATGAGGTAAATTCATTAAACTGCTCACCAGCAGATGTGATTGATGTGGTGATTACAGACCCTGTGTACACCCCAGAGGAAATCAGTGAGTTGGATTGTATTAATGCGATATATCAATTGTTTTATTTGTCTGTATATAAAAGCAATAGTACCTATTGGTTGAATGCAGATGTAAAACGCTGTTATAGCCAAATAAAAGGTATAATCATGAAATATTTTATAACACCAGAACCACAACGAATGGATCCTTGTGAGTTTTGGGAGTATTTACAACAATTTTTACCGTGTGAACCTACGCCAACAATCCAAGAGCCAGTTCCTACACCAACTGACCCAATCACGTATGAACCACCTGTAATGACACAACCTACGCCTGTACACGGTTTTGAACCAGTACAACCGTCGGTTGATAGAGTTTATTACTACCACGGCGACCACTTAAATTCAAGTACTTATGTTACAGACGACAACGGACGACCAGTAGCATATTATGACTACTTACCGTTTGGGGAGGTAGCTGTGGAGCACAACCAAACTACCAATTTCAACAACGGCTATAAATTCAACGCTAAGGAATTAGACGAAGCTACGGGTATGAGTTACTATGGAGCGAGGTACTACGACCCAAGAATAAGCGTGTTTGTGAGTGTAGATCCGTTGGCGGAGGAAACCTTTGAACCATACAGCTATGTAGGGAATAACCCTATTATGTTTACTGACCCGACGGGGATGAATAAAGTAGGTAATAAATGGTGGGAAAACTTCAAGAAAAAAATGACTAAAGCAAAGATTAAAGCAGATATTGAACGTAATAAAGAATTGTCTGGTTATAACCATTTTGTCAATTGGTTTAAAGAAAATTTAAAATTAAAAGAAACTCCTAAGCGAAAAAAGATTCGTTCAAATAAAGATATAGGTTCTTCCGTAAAGTCAAAATACGGTGGAGGAGAACAACCAACAACCACAGGAAATTATAAAAAAGGTAAACACGGTGGAGTTTACAATGTTGATTATTTTTTAGATATAGTAAACACATATGGGAATATTTATAAAGGTAAAAAATATAATAATCCTAAGGAAAAAGTTGAAGTTGTAAAGGATGTTGTAAATGGTTTAAATATTGGACAAGAAGCTGCCGAAAAAACTCAGGAAACTATTAAGGAATTTAAGGTTGTTTCTGAAAAAAAATACGATTTAAAAACTAATCAAACAATATTTGAATTCAAAGTCTTCGAAGTAGAAAAAAAGCAAGATAATAAACCTAATAATTCAAATGTTAAACAATAA
- a CDS encoding RHS repeat domain-containing protein — MKDKFISLESVQPSLDRVYYYNGDHLKSSTYVTDDNGRPVAYYDYLPFGEVAVEHNQTTNFNNGYKFNGKELDQATGMYYYGARYYDPRLSVFISVDPLAEQAPDWTPYRFGFNNPIRYTDLDGRWEWDAVGNLKAQKGDNSYTLAKFLGTNQKNAMTVLNRGGVTANDKGILNLKEGQVFSKNDLWVGFKSGSGAVVNNSKEAVSHYFNGKGASADVGDQSTRELLSSSKFQEKHTKITSEVVDPEGYFSVDLTKSTFHIGRTNVDYSVSGNGKSSSVTYTLFSRDGFWDPDFIDENTLGKIPIIRDWTNTKPDEPVQI, encoded by the coding sequence GTGAAAGATAAGTTTATAAGTCTCGAATCCGTACAGCCCTCGCTCGATAGAGTGTATTACTACAACGGCGACCATTTAAAATCAAGTACTTATGTAACCGACGACAACGGACGACCAGTAGCATATTATGACTACTTACCGTTTGGAGAGGTAGCTGTGGAGCATAACCAAACAACGAATTTCAACAATGGGTATAAATTCAACGGCAAAGAGCTAGACCAAGCCACCGGCATGTACTACTACGGAGCAAGATACTACGACCCGAGGTTGAGTGTGTTTATAAGTGTAGATCCGTTAGCTGAACAAGCTCCTGATTGGACACCATACAGATTTGGCTTTAATAATCCAATCCGATACACCGACCTAGACGGACGTTGGGAGTGGGACGCAGTAGGAAATCTCAAAGCACAGAAAGGTGACAATTCATACACATTAGCAAAGTTTTTAGGAACAAACCAAAAGAATGCAATGACTGTACTTAACAGAGGTGGAGTTACTGCAAATGATAAAGGTATTTTAAATCTTAAAGAAGGACAGGTATTTTCTAAAAATGATTTGTGGGTAGGTTTTAAATCAGGAAGCGGAGCTGTTGTGAATAATAGTAAAGAAGCCGTATCACATTATTTTAACGGAAAAGGAGCATCCGCAGACGTAGGCGACCAATCTACAAGAGAACTATTATCGTCAAGCAAGTTCCAAGAAAAACACACTAAAATAACAAGTGAAGTTGTTGACCCAGAGGGTTATTTTTCAGTTGATTTAACAAAATCAACTTTCCATATAGGAAGAACAAATGTAGATTATAGTGTAAGCGGTAATGGCAAGTCAAGTTCTGTAACCTATACATTATTTTCGCGGGATGGTTTTTGGGACCCTGATTTTATTGACGAAAATACATTGGGTAAAATTCCAATTATTAGAGATTGGACAAATACGAAGCCTGACGAACCGGTCCAAATTTAG
- a CDS encoding RHS repeat-associated core domain-containing protein, with amino-acid sequence MVVSLKSVYLRLCWCLGKITKSIKTKNNDANGNIKQIKSTSELIGVGERAFTWDEQNRLLAVKDNHGASISHYVYDHTGERTFKSEGGISQANIGGQQIYEVEDIYNYTIYPSGNMVVSPNKDEYTKHYYSNGKKITSRIEKLDNNFEFTTTMSNLASGESITPQTNSYTVFSAGNNQANCSQQLTTALNYYTGPQWSECRAFINSIIAAYPNDPCEAVEILNQYTCEENPPAPVADPPAPEYTPGQISEFDCLVELNILLNELSADTGHRKDNCYTQVEQYVQTHLVLAPLSNACEIFAYISTHFDCIEKEHNGHLDQPSPIEVVDDGYMHPTPASGMQEEEEFDESKRKPIWWYHSDHLGSSSYLTDNFGRPTHYYDQLPFGESMVEHNQSQYYGNQYKFNGKELDQATGMYYYGARYYDPRLSIFISVDPLAEQTFEPYSYVGNNPIMFIDPTGMSREDWEPDKNGNLISEKGDNSKTLADKLEISETEASKMINSQGLKRENYVQTDANVKEGQNLKINDTRQRIANIAEYNIGSESWNFDVSRGNYPENSNKCNVFVGEVTTSAGAGPGKPNVINPGMSKLPFVDKKYGFPLAGQWANSDYSINNWRILGANEKPMRGDIASYSFNYSDASGHVAIVTSSRGFTVGTSGTYNRISKTDFGFNPQRSNGNQIIYRRYIGR; translated from the coding sequence ATGGTCGTTTCTCTAAAATCTGTATATTTACGCTTATGTTGGTGTTTAGGAAAAATCACTAAGTCTATAAAAACCAAAAATAACGACGCCAATGGAAACATAAAACAGATTAAATCTACCAGTGAGCTAATTGGCGTTGGAGAAAGAGCGTTTACTTGGGACGAACAAAATCGATTGTTGGCTGTAAAAGATAATCATGGAGCATCTATTAGCCATTATGTATACGATCATACAGGCGAGAGAACATTCAAATCAGAAGGAGGAATATCTCAAGCTAATATAGGCGGACAACAGATATATGAAGTAGAAGATATTTATAATTATACCATTTACCCATCAGGAAATATGGTTGTTTCACCTAATAAAGATGAATACACCAAACACTATTATTCTAATGGAAAAAAAATAACCAGTCGAATAGAAAAGTTAGACAATAATTTTGAATTTACCACTACAATGTCTAACTTGGCAAGTGGAGAGTCGATTACGCCGCAAACGAATAGTTACACAGTATTTAGTGCAGGAAACAATCAGGCTAATTGTTCACAGCAATTAACCACTGCACTAAACTATTATACAGGGCCGCAATGGTCTGAATGTAGAGCTTTTATAAATAGCATCATAGCAGCCTACCCCAACGACCCTTGTGAGGCAGTGGAGATTTTGAATCAATACACCTGTGAAGAAAACCCACCAGCCCCTGTAGCAGACCCACCAGCCCCAGAATATACACCAGGGCAGATATCGGAGTTTGATTGTTTGGTGGAGTTAAACATACTATTAAACGAGTTGAGTGCAGATACAGGACATAGAAAAGACAATTGTTATACCCAAGTGGAACAATATGTACAAACACATTTGGTATTAGCACCTCTATCCAACGCATGTGAAATATTTGCATATATTAGCACCCATTTTGATTGTATAGAAAAAGAGCATAACGGACATTTAGACCAGCCATCACCCATAGAAGTGGTAGATGATGGGTATATGCACCCAACCCCTGCGAGTGGTATGCAAGAAGAAGAAGAATTTGATGAGAGCAAGCGCAAACCAATATGGTGGTATCATAGCGACCATTTAGGAAGTTCTTCGTATCTTACAGACAATTTCGGACGCCCTACCCATTACTACGACCAATTGCCATTTGGAGAGAGCATGGTAGAGCATAACCAAAGTCAGTATTACGGTAATCAATACAAATTCAACGGCAAAGAGCTAGACCAAGCCACAGGTATGTATTACTACGGCGCACGCTACTACGACCCGAGATTGAGTATTTTTATCAGTGTAGATCCGCTGGCGGAGCAGACCTTTGAGCCGTATTCGTATGTTGGGAATAACCCTATTATGTTTATTGATCCTACTGGGATGAGTAGAGAAGATTGGGAACCTGATAAAAATGGAAATTTGATTTCTGAAAAGGGTGATAATTCAAAAACTTTAGCTGATAAGTTAGAAATTTCTGAAACTGAAGCTTCTAAAATGATAAACAGTCAGGGACTTAAAAGAGAAAATTATGTACAAACTGATGCTAATGTTAAAGAAGGACAAAACCTTAAAATTAATGACACTAGACAGAGAATAGCTAATATAGCTGAATATAATATAGGCTCAGAAAGCTGGAATTTTGATGTGTCAAGAGGTAACTATCCAGAAAATTCCAACAAATGTAATGTATTTGTAGGTGAAGTAACAACATCAGCAGGAGCAGGTCCTGGTAAACCAAATGTTATTAATCCAGGAATGTCAAAACTACCATTTGTAGATAAGAAGTATGGATTTCCTTTGGCAGGACAGTGGGCTAATTCTGATTACTCAATTAATAATTGGCGAATTTTAGGAGCAAATGAAAAACCAATGAGGGGAGATATTGCATCGTATTCATTCAACTACAGCGATGCATCTGGACATGTTGCAATTGTTACAAGTTCAAGAGGTTTTACTGTAGGTACATCTGGAACATACAATAGAATATCAAAAACTGATTTTGGTTTTAATCCACAAAGGAGTAATGGTAATCAAATAATTTACCGTAGATATATAGGTAGGTAA
- a CDS encoding tyrosine-type recombinase/integrase: MTIREYLQKKYSKSTLNSNLYNIKRFTDYYDKRAEKATYKDVLHYIEYLRKNYDLHRKTLRHCLYAVKIYFNYLLEIGKRKDHPCSELYLKDKINRQIPVDNLYSPETLENFFESYQIKRKKQLETRNKIIISLLIYQALTVNEIAELEVHHINLDKAEIFIKGSKEATSKSPKSRTLPLQAKQILLFYKYLEKDRNNLLKYNLKNPDETAFILGQYGEKIKPHGISRIINENRTENEQIQPMKIRQSVIANLLKKENDTRIVQVFSGHKRASTTVQYKQSELEQLQNAVNNYHPIR, from the coding sequence ATGACAATCAGAGAGTATTTACAGAAAAAGTACAGCAAAAGCACTTTAAACAGCAATCTGTACAACATTAAAAGATTTACGGATTACTACGATAAAAGAGCCGAAAAAGCCACCTACAAAGACGTTTTACATTACATCGAATACCTACGCAAAAACTACGATTTACACCGCAAAACATTACGACATTGTTTATATGCAGTAAAAATCTACTTCAATTATTTATTAGAAATCGGAAAACGGAAAGACCATCCTTGCAGTGAACTGTACCTAAAAGACAAGATAAACAGACAAATCCCGGTTGATAATCTGTACAGTCCGGAAACATTAGAAAACTTCTTTGAAAGCTACCAAATCAAACGAAAAAAGCAACTTGAAACAAGGAATAAAATCATTATCAGTTTATTGATTTACCAAGCCTTAACAGTTAATGAAATTGCAGAATTAGAAGTGCATCATATCAATCTGGACAAGGCAGAAATATTTATCAAAGGAAGTAAAGAAGCCACATCTAAAAGCCCGAAAAGCAGAACCTTACCGTTACAAGCCAAACAGATCCTTTTGTTTTATAAATATCTGGAAAAGGACCGAAATAATTTACTGAAATACAATCTTAAAAATCCTGATGAAACAGCGTTTATTTTAGGGCAGTACGGAGAGAAGATAAAACCGCACGGAATAAGCAGGATAATCAACGAGAACCGCACAGAAAACGAACAAATCCAACCGATGAAGATAAGGCAAAGTGTTATTGCGAACCTTTTAAAGAAAGAAAATGATACAAGAATAGTACAGGTTTTTAGCGGACATAAAAGAGCCAGTACGACAGTCCAATACAAGCAATCGGAATTGGAACAATTACAAAATGCAGTCAATAATTACCACCCAATCCGATAA
- a CDS encoding RHS repeat-associated core domain-containing protein: MEHNQTTNFNNGYKFNGKELDDATGMSYYHARYYDPRISLFVSVDPLTEETFEPYSYVGNNPIMFIDPTGMSKENGEGGPGNYSASVNSRYVGFGLRHPKAAVRIGFGVTKGNTDISTNATRFATRGNVLYGSRKGQEDRGSENGALRHGLWQATITSEFGSKIAKEAGNVHEKNPFVNLSIRVFDNIDDADQTVDLPVVHFKLYLL, translated from the coding sequence GTGGAGCACAACCAAACTACCAATTTCAACAACGGATATAAATTCAACGGCAAAGAACTCGACGATGCTACGGGTATGAGTTATTACCATGCGAGGTATTACGACCCAAGAATAAGCCTGTTTGTGAGTGTAGATCCGCTGACGGAGGAGACCTTTGAACCATACAGCTATGTAGGGAATAACCCTATAATGTTTATTGACCCTACGGGGATGAGTAAGGAAAATGGAGAAGGTGGTCCTGGTAATTATTCTGCGAGTGTTAATTCAAGATATGTTGGTTTTGGATTGAGACACCCTAAAGCGGCTGTAAGAATTGGTTTTGGAGTTACTAAAGGGAATACAGACATATCAACTAATGCAACTAGATTCGCTACAAGAGGAAACGTTCTTTATGGTTCTCGTAAAGGTCAGGAAGATAGAGGAAGTGAAAATGGAGCTCTTAGACATGGTTTGTGGCAAGCTACTATTACCTCTGAATTCGGGAGTAAAATAGCTAAAGAAGCAGGTAATGTACATGAAAAAAATCCTTTTGTTAACTTGTCAATTAGGGTGTTTGATAACATTGATGATGCTGATCAAACAGTAGATTTACCCGTTGTGCATTTTAAATTATACTTGCTTTAA
- a CDS encoding tyrosine-type recombinase/integrase has translation MNKEDLRLTENLVIVQKGKNSKRRLVPINDTISNELQIFLSSEETKQKAVFLNSKGTRMQTGTLNKQLKKIIKRTDFGKAFTQAELTKIGMHTLRHSIATHLLENGMALEQVQLFLGHSHIESTEIYTHINQNQLNELLSE, from the coding sequence CTGAACAAAGAAGATTTACGATTAACGGAAAACCTTGTTATCGTTCAGAAAGGCAAGAACAGCAAAAGAAGATTAGTCCCGATAAACGATACAATCAGCAACGAACTACAAATTTTTCTTTCATCTGAAGAAACAAAACAAAAAGCCGTGTTCCTGAACAGCAAAGGAACGAGAATGCAGACAGGCACACTAAACAAGCAACTGAAAAAAATCATCAAACGTACAGACTTCGGGAAAGCATTTACACAGGCAGAATTAACCAAAATCGGAATGCACACATTACGGCACAGCATAGCGACACATCTTTTAGAGAACGGAATGGCATTGGAACAAGTACAATTATTTTTAGGACACAGCCATATAGAAAGCACCGAAATTTATACGCATATCAATCAAAACCAACTAAACGAGCTTTTAAGCGAGTGA
- a CDS encoding YbbC/YhhH family protein — protein MKILLKTLLLLLLIIIQPNQKNNLDYVPNAETAIKIAEAIWLPIYGDKVLNKKPFIATLNQDGKVWIVKGSISEDVLGGYPIIEIQKSDCKILKVSHSK, from the coding sequence ATGAAAATTCTTTTAAAAACATTATTATTACTTTTACTAATTATAATTCAACCAAATCAAAAAAATAATTTAGATTATGTACCAAATGCTGAAACAGCAATTAAAATAGCAGAAGCAATATGGCTTCCTATTTATGGAGATAAAGTTTTAAATAAAAAACCTTTTATTGCTACATTAAATCAAGATGGAAAAGTTTGGATTGTTAAAGGAAGTATATCAGAAGATGTATTAGGTGGTTATCCTATTATAGAAATACAAAAATCTGACTGTAAAATTCTTAAAGTTTCACATTCAAAATAA